From Vigna unguiculata cultivar IT97K-499-35 chromosome 5, ASM411807v1, whole genome shotgun sequence, the proteins below share one genomic window:
- the LOC114184649 gene encoding uncharacterized protein LOC114184649, which produces MTMQEYVNKFEHLARYYSQDITKEWRSLKFERGLKHELKKVVTPLRERRFPVLVEQAKSVKHLEKGPGPVIRQQKSVVEVGHFANQCLDKKTSTTKKPQATILERPRAAGRVFALTTTEATQSGNLILEPCLLLGKSVLVLFDSGAIHSFISDACVSKLSLEKHDLDCELLVSTPSLGQVTTSSICVGCLMEVAGRRFKVNLICLPMEGLVVILEMDWLLGNHIVIDYRRRNVIFPETLGLELISAQKAIKEVEVGATCFMIVAQGEKKSTTEQIRNIPVVDEYADVFPDEILELPLSRDVDFTIDLILEAEPVSMAPYRMAPAKLAELKKQIEDLL; this is translated from the exons AGGACATTACTAAGGAGTGGAGGTCTTTGAAGTTTGAGCGAGGACTCAAACATGAGCTGAAGAAGGTGGTAACACCTCTGAGGGAGAGAAGATTTCCCGTCTTGGTGGAACAGGCCAAGAGTGTTAAGCATTTGGAGAAGGGCCCTGGGCCAGTTATTAGACAGCAGAAGAGCGTCGTAGAG GTCGGGCATTTTGCTAACCAGTGCCTAGATAAGAAGACAAGTACGACGAAGAAACCACAGGCTACGATATTAGAGAGACCTAGAGCTGCTGGTAGAGTTTTTGCCCTGACCACCACAGAGGCTACACAGTCGGGTAATCTTATTCTTGAGCCTTGTTTATTGTTGGGTAAATCAGTGTTGGTTTTGTTCGACTCTGGAGCAatacattcttttatttctgaTGCATGTGTGTCAAAACTGAGCTTGGAGAAACATGACTTGGATTGTGAGTTGCTGGTTTCAACCCCATCTTTGGGTCAGGTGACTACCAGTTCGATCTGTGTAGGGTGTTTAATGGAAGTGGCGGGCCGTAGGTTCAAAGTGAATCTCATCTGCTTGCCAATGGAGGGCTTGGTCGTAATTCTGGAAATGGATTGGCTGTTAGGCAAtcatattgttatagattacaGACGGCGCAACGTGATTTTTCCAGAGACATTGGGGCTGGAGTTGATATCAGCTCAAAAGGCGATTAAAGAAGTAGAAGTTGGAGCTACTTGCTTCATGATAGTGGCTCAAGGAGAGAAGAAGAGCACAACTGAGCAGATCAGAAACATCCCTGTGGTGGATGAGTATGCTGATGTCTTCCCAGACGAGATTCTAGAATTGCCACTAagtagggatgtggatttcactaTTGATCTCATCCTTGAAGCTGAACCAGTTTCTATGGCACCATACAGGATGGCGCCAGCCAAGTTAGCTGAACTAAAGAAGCAGATTGAAGACCTGCTTTAA